Proteins encoded together in one Felis catus isolate Fca126 chromosome B3, F.catus_Fca126_mat1.0, whole genome shotgun sequence window:
- the GPR68 gene encoding ovarian cancer G-protein coupled receptor 1, with protein MGNVTENSSLSCPIDHTIHQTLAPVVYVAVLVVGFPANCLSLYFGYLQIKARNELGVYLCNLTVADLFYICSLPFWLQYVLQHDNWSHGDLSCQLCGILLYENIYISVGFLCCISIDRYLAVAHPFRFHQFRTLKAAVGVSALIWAKELLTSVYFLRHQEVVEDDKRHRVCFEHYPLEPWQRGINYYRFLVGFLFPLCLLLASYQGILRAVRRSHGTQKSRKDQIQRLVFSTVVIFLACFLPYHTLLLVRSLWEASCQFARAVFNAYHFALLLTSFNCVADPVLYCFVSESTHRDLGRLRGACLAFLTCARTGRAREAYPSGTPDASGKSDEPELLTRLHSTFQTPNSPGAGGTPVGGLA; from the coding sequence ATGGGGAACGTCACTGAGAACTCGTCGCTGAGCTGTCCCATCGACCACACCATCCACCAGACTCTGGCCCCGGTGGTCTACGTGGCGGTGCTGGTGGTGGGCTTCCCGGCCAACTGCCTGTCCCTCTACTTCGGCTACCTGCAGATCAAGGCCCGGAACGAGCTGGGCGTGTACCTGTGCAACCTGACGGTGGCCGACCTCTTCTACATCTGCTCGCTCCCCTTCTGGCTGCAGTACGTGCTGCAGCACGACAACTGGTCGCACGGAGACCTGTCCTGCCAGCTGTGCGGCATCCTCCTCTACGAGAACATCTACATCAGCGTGGGCTTCCTGTGCTGCATCTCCATCGACCGCTACCTGGCCGTGGCCCACCCCTTCCGCTTCCACCAGTTCCGCACCCTGAAGGCGGCCGTGGGCGTCAGCGCGCTCATCTGGGCCAAGGAGCTGCTGACCAGCGTCTACTTCCTCAGGCACCAGGAGGTGGTGGAGGACGACAAGCGGCACCGCGTCTGCTTCGAGCACTACCCGCTGGAGCCGTGGCAGCGCGGCATCAACTACTACCGCTTCCTGGTGGGCTTCCTCTTCCCGCTGTGCCTGCTGCTGGCCTCCTACCAGGGCATCCTGCGGGCCGTGCGCCGCAGCCACGGCACCCAGAAGAGCCGCAAGGACCAGATCCAGCGGCTCGTGTTCAGCACGGTGGTCATCTTCCTGGCCTGCTTCCTGCCCTACCACACCCTGCTGCTGGTGCGCAGCCTCTGGGAGGCCAGCTGCCAGTTCGCCAGGGCCGTCTTCAACGCCTACCACTTCGCCCTGCTCCTCACCAGCTTCAACTGCGTGGCCGACCCCGTGCTGTACTGCTTCGTCAGCGAGTCCACCCACAGGGACCTGGGCCGCCTGCGCGGGGCCTGCCTGGCCTTCCTCACCTGCGCCAGGACCGGCCGGGCCAGGGAGGCCTACCCGTCGGGCACCCCCGACGCCTCGGGGAAGAGCGATGAGCCCGAGTTGCTGACCAGGCTCCACTCGACCTTCCAGACCCCGAACTCGCCTGGAGCGGGCGGGACCCCCGTGGGCGGCTTGGCCTAG